The DNA sequence CTTGTGCGGGATTATAAGTTGCATAAGTATTGTTTTCTAAAAACAAGCACTCAAACATCCAGTTTGCAATAAAATGATCCGCATCAATATAAAAGCAGAGGGACCGAATATCATACTCTTGCAGTTTCTTAGCCTGCGTTTTGAGTCTGATCCGCAAAACATAAGGATAGGGGCAAAAAGAATCCCGGAAGTCATAATTAGCAGCTGGTGTAATACGGACATCAGCAACACTCAATGGCCATAGGGTCAGGTCATAACAACTCTGGAAACGACAAGGAACTCCCTTATCAGTCTGCACATACAGATTACTTCCCCTAGCTATTGTTTGGCCTGTTGTGCTTTTTCCTTTACTGGGGTCAATATCAAATTGAGCAATCGACATGGGGGGAATCGGCGCTACCAATTGGGGATAGAGCACCCCCAACATTGTTTGAGAAAAGGTTGGAAATTGATCATCGTACTTACGTTGAAGCGTGCTGGTTAAAAAAGCAAAAGATTCAATCAACCGCTCAACTTGTGGATCACTTGATGATGTCGGCGTTAACCCAAGAGAACTTGCAACCTTAGGGTGTTGACGCGCAAACTCAGCACCACTCTTACGTAAGTATTGTAACTCACGTTCATAATACGCTAGCTGTTCTTTATCAATTTTCATAGGATGATCGCGCTCCCTCAAACAAATCTAATCATACAATAGAGTGCGCAGGGAAACAAATTAAAACTGGCTTAATTTTAGGATGAGCGATTCGGCGTATCCATACCCACCGAATAGGAAATTAACTCTCTTTTTTCGGCGTAATTGACCCAACCTTCAAGTTTGCACGTCAGCACCTGCGTATTGATATTAAAATGGTCCACTTCAATGTGGCTGACGTCAAAGCGAGGCTCAAACAGGTGAATGGCATTTTTGATGTAGCGTTGAAGTTTTTGCCAGGAAAGATGGTTCATGGGGTCGTAGTATGAAAAGTCGGGTAATCCATATAAAACGGGGATACCATAAGTTAAATCTTCTGGGCGCAATGAATTGTAGTCATCCTCACTAATATGACAACGGGTGTTCAGCAAATTTGATAGGGCGGCATTGATAGATAACAAATAGTCATCACGCGAAAGCAGAAAGCAATCCTCAACTCGCGCAGAGTGAGCATTAAAACGATCAAACAAGGGTCGGTATGCGACTTTGTTGTTATGCCCTGTCTTGATCAGAGCCATTTATTAACCAGATGCTTTAGACGTGTTTTTGTTTAAGTCCACGAGCACAGCAGATTTACCAGAGGCATCCCCACCATCATGAAAGTGATTAACCGTTAAATCAAACGTCTCAAAAGCATACTTAAGCAACACATGTGGAATCGCACTGGTGTTGGGGAACCTTTGAGAGACATCAAGAAAGATTCTTTTATTCGCTTCCCGGTCTGATGTAGCGCCAAAAACGTCATTTGAACTCATACTAGATCCAATATTATCAGGATCAAAATTAGATGTCACAAGGCTTAACCGAGCATTTCCCAAAGTTATTTTTGAAATTTCTTTATTATTAGCGTTGATATTTGCATAGTTTACGATTTCAACTTTCTTCAACAACTTTCCACTAAAGCAATCTTGTTGCAGGGTTGGAAGTGTACTTGGGGGTGGAATAACAGCTGAAAAATAATAGCTTGTCAACGTTCCACCGGGTTGTAGAAGCCCTGTTTCAGCAACCTGAACATCCCGTGAAAAATTAATGAAGTAGCGAAGAACTGCAAAAGCGCCAGGCACAATAGATGTAACAGGCCCTTTAATACCTTCCATGCTGAGAAAGCATTGTTCGGAACGGTTAACTGAAACCTCATCGTTATTGCTCATTTCATTTCCGCGGTTTTAAACATCTGTAGCCATATCGCTTCCCCTAAATTTCTCTCTATGATTGAACTGCTTGTCTATTAAGTCGACTCAAACCAGCTGAAACTTTACCTTTAGCCTGTTGATCTTGATCCACGGCATTCGATTCAATTTCGATGCCATTGGTCACAACCTCGAGCGTATAAATAATGCCATTTCCTGACTTTGAGGATGAGTTTGCATCATAATAGAGCGACCAATTGATGGCATATGTTGCGCCATTGAGCTTCCCGAGAGTATATTTTATCTCTTCAACATTATTGTGACCATCTGACTGAACCTTGATAATTTCAATAGTTCCAAGATTCGTTCCCAACCCCAATGCATTTAAAGACGTGACAGTGTCTTTTCCCAACTGGCCTTGCCAATACATGGGGCCGAAGTCTGGCTTCTTACCCTGCATCCTGTTACCGGTCCGGTTTGGAAGGGGGTTATTCGTAACACTCAAAGATCCAACATCATGGGCTGCAACGGCCTTGATATAGTCTTTTACTTTGGCACTCCCTTGAACGATGGAGTTTTTAATAAAGTATGTTGACATAACTTACGCTCCTTTTCTCCAAGATTAACTTGGCGCCTTAGGCAATGTTGCAACCAACCGAATTGAAGCAGTTAAGTCTTCAAGTTGGAAGTGAGGTCTTAAGAAGACAGTGGCCTTATAATTCCCTGGATCTCCCTCAATATCAAATACATCGATCCGTGCTTCACTAAGTGGGAATCGTGCCTTAACTTCCTGCGGGGCGTTTTCGTTCAGG is a window from the Alphaproteobacteria bacterium genome containing:
- a CDS encoding type VI secretion system baseplate subunit TssE, whose protein sequence is MALIKTGHNNKVAYRPLFDRFNAHSARVEDCFLLSRDDYLLSINAALSNLLNTRCHISEDDYNSLRPEDLTYGIPVLYGLPDFSYYDPMNHLSWQKLQRYIKNAIHLFEPRFDVSHIEVDHFNINTQVLTCKLEGWVNYAEKRELISYSVGMDTPNRSS